In the genome of Falsirhodobacter halotolerans, one region contains:
- a CDS encoding IclR family transcriptional regulator produces MSSEQRVEAVEKALSILDAFSEERSSFSLTELAAETGISKSSLPRLLNSLILFSFVTRDSDQRYALGANVWRLGALFRRRFDLGEKIRPELHRLVDLTGETASFYVRKQEERICLYRQNSPNPVRHHLDEGSRDLGK; encoded by the coding sequence ATGTCCTCAGAACAGCGTGTCGAAGCGGTCGAGAAGGCGTTGTCGATCCTCGATGCCTTCTCAGAAGAGCGCAGTTCGTTCAGCCTTACTGAATTGGCGGCGGAGACGGGGATCTCGAAAAGCTCCCTTCCCCGACTGCTCAATTCCCTGATCCTGTTCAGTTTCGTGACACGGGATTCCGACCAGCGATACGCGCTCGGCGCGAATGTCTGGCGCTTGGGCGCGTTGTTCCGGCGGCGCTTCGATCTGGGCGAAAAGATCCGGCCCGAACTGCACCGGCTGGTCGATCTGACGGGCGAGACGGCCTCGTTCTATGTGCGCAAGCAGGAGGAGCGCATATGCCTTTATCGGCAGAACTCTCCGAACCCCGTGCGCCATCATCTGGATGAGGGATCGCGAGACTTGGGAAAGTAA
- the urtE gene encoding urea ABC transporter ATP-binding subunit UrtE produces MMLKTENLTLHYGQSLILHGIDMEARAGEVTCIMGNNGVGKTSLLKAIAGTHPRSGGKVRLNGEDLPVLRPDAMARRGVAVVPQGRMIFPLLTVTENLETAFATLPKTDRRIPAEVYDLFPVLHDMARRRGGDLSGGQQQQLAIARAMIMRPKLLLLDEPTEGIQPNIIQQIGRVIRYLKDKGDIAIVLVEQYFDFAYDLADHVYVIKRGVVEVEGPRDTLGRERMKAAVSV; encoded by the coding sequence ATGATGCTGAAGACCGAAAACCTGACCCTTCACTACGGCCAGAGCCTGATCCTGCACGGTATCGACATGGAGGCGCGGGCGGGCGAGGTCACCTGCATCATGGGAAACAACGGGGTGGGCAAAACCTCGCTTCTGAAGGCCATCGCAGGGACCCATCCGCGATCGGGCGGCAAGGTTCGGCTGAACGGGGAGGATTTGCCCGTATTGCGCCCCGACGCCATGGCGCGGCGGGGGGTGGCCGTGGTGCCTCAAGGGCGGATGATCTTTCCCCTGCTGACGGTCACCGAAAATCTGGAGACGGCGTTCGCGACTCTGCCGAAAACCGATCGCCGCATTCCGGCAGAGGTCTATGACCTGTTTCCCGTCCTGCACGATATGGCCCGCAGGCGAGGCGGCGATCTCTCAGGCGGCCAGCAGCAGCAGCTGGCCATCGCCCGCGCGATGATCATGCGCCCCAAGCTGCTTTTACTGGATGAGCCGACGGAAGGCATCCAGCCGAACATCATCCAGCAGATCGGGCGGGTCATCCGCTATCTCAAGGATAAGGGCGATATCGCCATCGTGCTGGTGGAGCAGTATTTCGACTTCGCGTATGACTTGGCCGACCATGTCTATGTCATCAAGCGCGGCGTTGTGGAAGTCGAGGGCCCGCGCGATACGCTCGGGCGAGAACGGATGAAAGCGGCCGTCAGCGTCTGA
- a CDS encoding Bug family tripartite tricarboxylate transporter substrate binding protein — MNTSRALGAFAALVLSAGSSTAQDYPDRTISMVVAYSAGGGTDIAARTLVPYIDKYLPGDQTIAVINKPGAAGELGFSDIAKAAPDGYTIGFINTPTILTIPIQRDTSFAFEQIKPIANVVFDAGSLVALPDNDFGDLAGLIAAAKKAPGTITYGTTGIGSDDHLSILALEREAGITLRHVPFSGSSEIRAAVLGGHIALGSMNIGEVINSVNEGEIVTFGQMAAQRWEGAPDVPTFREQGIDIVSGAYRGVGAPADLDPAIIDILSEAVGRAVADEDFRAAAAKQALPLDYQASDEFTATLIELQGLYQTLWDENPWVD, encoded by the coding sequence ATGAACACATCGCGCGCCCTGGGTGCATTTGCGGCACTCGTCCTGTCGGCGGGTTCGTCGACCGCCCAAGATTACCCTGACCGGACAATCAGCATGGTGGTTGCCTACAGTGCGGGCGGCGGCACTGACATCGCCGCTCGGACACTCGTTCCCTACATCGATAAATATCTGCCCGGCGACCAGACCATTGCGGTCATCAACAAGCCGGGTGCCGCAGGTGAACTGGGTTTCAGCGACATCGCCAAGGCGGCCCCGGACGGTTACACTATCGGCTTCATCAACACACCGACAATCCTTACCATTCCGATCCAGCGCGACACGTCTTTCGCATTTGAGCAGATCAAACCCATCGCCAACGTTGTATTTGATGCCGGGTCCCTTGTGGCGCTGCCTGATAATGATTTTGGTGATCTGGCAGGCCTGATCGCCGCGGCCAAAAAGGCTCCGGGCACCATTACCTATGGCACCACGGGCATCGGGTCAGATGATCACTTGTCAATACTGGCCCTTGAACGGGAGGCGGGCATCACGCTTCGGCATGTGCCGTTCAGTGGCTCGTCGGAAATCCGTGCGGCGGTCCTGGGCGGTCACATCGCGCTCGGCTCCATGAATATTGGCGAAGTGATCAACAGCGTGAACGAGGGGGAAATCGTGACTTTCGGCCAGATGGCGGCCCAGAGATGGGAAGGGGCGCCCGACGTGCCGACCTTCCGCGAACAGGGTATCGACATCGTATCGGGCGCCTATCGCGGTGTGGGTGCGCCCGCAGACCTCGATCCTGCCATTATCGATATTCTGTCCGAGGCCGTGGGCAGAGCTGTGGCCGATGAGGACTTCCGCGCCGCCGCTGCAAAACAGGCGTTGCCGCTTGATTACCAAGCTTCGGATGAATTCACGGCCACTTTGATCGAACTGCAAGGACTTTACCAAACGCTCTGGGACGAAAACCCTTGGGTCGATTGA
- the urtA gene encoding urea ABC transporter substrate-binding protein codes for MTLSFRLPLAAALAASIALPAFAQPTGEPIKIGVLHSLSGTMAISETTLKDTVLMLIDQQNAAGGVLGRPLEAVVVDPASDWPLFAEKARELLTVSDVDVIFGCWTSVSRKSVLPVIEELNGLMFYPVQYEGEESSKNVFYTGAAPNQQAIPAVDYMMEELGVEKFALLGTDYVYPRTTNNILTAYLGDKGIAESDIFVNYTPFGQSDWSKIVADVVALGADGKQVGVVSTINGDANIGFYKELAAAGVSADDLPVIAFSVGEEELSGLDTSDLVGHLAAWNYFESADTPENAAFIEGWHEFTGDDSRVTNDPMEATMIGFKMWVQAVEEAGSTDVDPVREAMYGQTVPNLTGGTAEMLPNHHLTKPVLIGEIRADGQFDIISQTDPVPGDAWTDFLPESAVLESDWAELDCGMYNTRTETCIQQQSNY; via the coding sequence ATGACCCTTTCCTTCCGCCTGCCGCTTGCCGCCGCGTTGGCCGCCAGCATCGCTTTGCCCGCCTTTGCCCAACCGACCGGAGAGCCGATCAAGATCGGCGTTCTGCATTCGCTGTCGGGCACGATGGCCATTTCCGAAACCACGCTGAAGGATACCGTCCTCATGCTGATCGATCAGCAGAACGCGGCGGGCGGCGTTCTGGGCCGTCCGCTGGAGGCGGTGGTGGTCGACCCCGCTTCGGACTGGCCGCTGTTTGCCGAGAAGGCGCGCGAATTGCTGACCGTGTCCGATGTGGACGTGATTTTCGGCTGCTGGACCTCCGTCAGCCGCAAATCCGTCCTGCCGGTAATCGAGGAACTGAACGGGCTCATGTTCTATCCCGTCCAGTATGAGGGCGAGGAATCGTCGAAGAATGTCTTCTACACCGGGGCCGCGCCGAACCAGCAGGCCATTCCGGCGGTGGATTACATGATGGAGGAGCTGGGGGTCGAGAAATTCGCGCTTCTGGGCACCGACTACGTCTATCCCCGGACCACGAACAACATCCTGACCGCCTATCTGGGCGACAAGGGCATCGCGGAAAGCGACATCTTCGTCAACTATACCCCGTTCGGGCAATCGGACTGGTCGAAGATCGTCGCCGATGTCGTGGCGCTGGGTGCAGATGGCAAGCAGGTGGGTGTCGTCTCCACCATCAACGGTGACGCCAATATCGGGTTCTACAAGGAACTGGCGGCGGCAGGCGTGTCGGCGGACGATCTGCCGGTCATCGCGTTTTCGGTCGGCGAGGAGGAATTGTCGGGTCTGGATACCAGCGATCTGGTCGGGCATCTCGCGGCGTGGAACTACTTCGAATCCGCCGATACGCCGGAAAACGCGGCCTTCATCGAAGGCTGGCACGAATTCACAGGCGACGACAGCCGTGTGACCAATGACCCGATGGAGGCCACGATGATCGGCTTCAAGATGTGGGTGCAGGCGGTTGAAGAAGCGGGCAGCACCGATGTCGATCCCGTGCGCGAGGCGATGTATGGCCAGACCGTTCCGAACCTGACCGGCGGCACGGCTGAGATGCTGCCCAACCACCATCTGACCAAGCCCGTCCTGATCGGCGAAATTCGCGCCGATGGCCAATTCGACATCATCAGCCAGACCGACCCTGTGCCGGGCGATGCCTGGACCGATTTCCTGCCGGAATCGGCGGTGCTCGAGTCCGATTGGGCCGAGCTTGATTGTGGGATGTATAACACCCGGACCGAAACCTGCATCCAGCAGCAATCCAACTACTGA
- the urtC gene encoding urea ABC transporter permease subunit UrtC, whose translation MRRSTVIFLALLLIFTAVVTIMAGAGMVSTSFVKTLGMTLCLCLAAVAMDVVWGYAGILSLGHMAFFALGGYLIGMWLMYARTEAIVVQALSGAPLPATAEEIRQGIGNQIFGVVGSSDIPWVWTFADSLPLQLMLVVLVPGGLAGIFGWLAFRSRVTGVYLSILTQAMTLALALYLFQNDSGLRGNNGLSGLQNLPGVSAPQAVTAVWLFWASAFALALGYAGTAWIVGGKFGSVIRAIRDDEARVRFLGYPVEGFKLVVFTLTAVIAAVAGALYYPQAGIVNPAEMMPIASIYLAVWVAIGGRGRLYGAVIGAAVVSLLSSWFTGGRAPSVDLGFYRIDWVNWWQVLLGLTFVLVTLFAPRGIGGLFDRRKT comes from the coding sequence ATGCGGCGTTCGACAGTGATTTTTCTGGCGCTTTTGCTGATCTTTACCGCCGTCGTGACGATAATGGCCGGGGCGGGGATGGTCTCCACCTCGTTCGTCAAGACGTTGGGGATGACGCTGTGCCTGTGTCTGGCGGCGGTGGCGATGGATGTGGTGTGGGGCTATGCCGGTATCCTCAGCCTGGGGCATATGGCGTTCTTCGCACTTGGGGGATACCTGATCGGCATGTGGCTGATGTATGCGCGGACCGAGGCGATCGTGGTGCAGGCCCTGTCGGGTGCCCCCTTGCCCGCCACGGCGGAGGAAATTCGACAGGGCATCGGCAATCAGATTTTCGGTGTGGTGGGATCCTCCGACATTCCGTGGGTGTGGACCTTCGCGGACAGCCTGCCACTGCAACTGATGCTTGTGGTGCTGGTGCCGGGGGGGCTGGCAGGAATATTCGGCTGGCTCGCCTTCCGCAGCCGCGTGACGGGGGTGTATCTTTCGATCCTGACGCAGGCGATGACGCTGGCGCTGGCACTTTATCTGTTCCAGAATGACAGCGGCCTGCGCGGCAATAACGGACTGTCGGGGTTGCAGAACCTGCCGGGGGTGTCCGCACCCCAGGCGGTGACCGCGGTGTGGCTGTTCTGGGCCTCGGCTTTCGCCTTGGCGTTGGGTTATGCCGGCACGGCGTGGATCGTGGGGGGCAAGTTCGGGTCGGTCATCCGCGCCATCCGCGACGACGAGGCGCGGGTCCGCTTCCTCGGCTATCCGGTCGAAGGGTTCAAGCTGGTGGTCTTCACCCTGACGGCGGTGATCGCGGCCGTTGCAGGCGCGCTGTATTATCCCCAAGCAGGCATCGTTAATCCGGCAGAGATGATGCCCATCGCCTCCATCTATCTGGCGGTGTGGGTGGCGATCGGCGGGCGCGGACGGCTGTATGGTGCCGTGATCGGGGCGGCGGTGGTCTCGCTCCTGTCCAGCTGGTTCACCGGTGGACGCGCCCCTTCGGTCGATCTGGGATTTTACCGCATCGACTGGGTCAACTGGTGGCAGGTTCTGCTGGGCCTGACCTTCGTCCTGGTCACCTTGTTCGCCCCACGTGGCATCGGCGGGCTGTTCGACCGGAGGAAGACATGA
- a CDS encoding tripartite tricarboxylate transporter TctB family protein gives MSSRDDFAVPSRWLIAAEFGAAILLAALFATLAWVGSGYGGTAAFMPLAVSTLGTLASLAWAIGLLRKYPRNEGGTTISLASLRRLGTLVVLFVTFVAAIPHCGFLTATFVFVGVTPILMGLRPAWHAVIAAACLSGLLWLVFAVLLKSPLPADIIFDRQGVFAWIF, from the coding sequence ATGTCATCGCGTGACGACTTCGCCGTGCCCTCCCGCTGGCTGATCGCGGCAGAATTTGGTGCCGCCATCTTATTGGCCGCGCTTTTCGCCACGCTGGCGTGGGTGGGCAGCGGGTATGGTGGGACCGCCGCCTTCATGCCTTTGGCGGTATCGACACTCGGCACCCTCGCTTCTCTGGCATGGGCCATAGGGTTGTTGCGCAAATACCCGCGCAATGAGGGGGGGACGACAATCTCGCTGGCGTCCTTGCGCAGGCTTGGCACCCTGGTGGTGCTTTTCGTGACGTTTGTGGCCGCTATCCCGCATTGCGGCTTTTTGACCGCGACTTTCGTCTTCGTTGGGGTCACGCCCATCCTGATGGGCCTGCGCCCGGCGTGGCACGCGGTGATCGCGGCGGCCTGCCTTTCAGGGCTGCTCTGGCTCGTATTCGCCGTCCTTCTCAAAAGCCCTCTGCCCGCGGATATCATTTTCGATCGCCAAGGAGTCTTCGCGTGGATATTCTGA
- the urtD gene encoding urea ABC transporter ATP-binding protein UrtD → MSALLEVRGISVTFDGFRAINDLSFAINAAELRAIIGPNGAGKTTFMDIVTGKTRPDSGDVLFGEVPKSLLRMNEAQIARAGIGRKFQRPTVFEDQDVRANLMMALKKPRNPFAVLRFRPTAEDHAKVDALADEVGLADHLPRIAGELSHGQKQWLEIGMLLAQEPRLLLVDEPAAGMTLAERETTTALLRRLAATRAVVVVEHDMDFVRRLGCRVTVLHEGAVLAEGSLDHVTSDPQVIEVYLGRG, encoded by the coding sequence ATGAGCGCACTTCTGGAAGTGCGCGGCATCTCCGTCACCTTCGACGGGTTTCGCGCAATCAACGACTTATCTTTTGCCATCAACGCCGCCGAACTGCGCGCGATCATCGGGCCGAACGGGGCGGGCAAAACCACGTTCATGGACATCGTGACCGGCAAGACCCGCCCTGACAGTGGCGACGTCCTGTTCGGCGAGGTGCCGAAATCCCTTCTGCGCATGAACGAGGCGCAGATCGCCCGCGCGGGCATCGGACGCAAGTTCCAACGCCCCACTGTGTTCGAGGACCAAGACGTGCGCGCCAACCTGATGATGGCGCTGAAAAAGCCGCGCAACCCCTTCGCCGTCCTGCGATTCCGTCCGACAGCCGAGGATCATGCGAAGGTGGACGCGCTGGCGGACGAGGTCGGTCTGGCCGACCACCTGCCGCGCATTGCAGGCGAGCTTTCGCACGGGCAAAAGCAGTGGTTGGAGATCGGCATGCTTCTGGCGCAGGAACCGCGCCTTTTGCTGGTGGATGAACCGGCGGCGGGAATGACACTGGCCGAACGCGAAACCACGACGGCCCTCCTGCGCCGACTGGCGGCCACACGCGCGGTAGTGGTCGTGGAACACGACATGGATTTCGTGCGTCGCCTGGGATGCCGCGTGACCGTTCTGCATGAAGGGGCGGTTCTGGCCGAAGGCTCGCTTGATCACGTCACCTCGGACCCGCAGGTCATCGAGGTTTATCTGGGACGCGGATGA
- the urtB gene encoding urea ABC transporter permease subunit UrtB, which produces MQILLSIFFMLTLALPVAAQDLATVLNANRDQIVQPSRTSIGPVIDAIANSGDPAVRDVLAAWEGRRLAVRQADGAFVIADGDRLTDLRGAALPAADVTVLRPNAGVRGLIASALVQFQLTDPDPVARGAARDAIARNAAPEHLPLVREALANGSDADLARLERLLTLRFDPDPAARVVAIQGFGATLSLDVRAALNPLLATRRVAAFDEPVGNIARILSVADLGREGAYDLLVQANLAPARLTPNDAHRALVANIVNGQVAGVPVAALDTAEAREGAYSALEAAGTVPTAATEAEVDSILDRAHFADVYVEPDAVVTDAARAALLGIQAKLGAMQAADLALDALSLASIYFLAAIGLAITFGVMRVINMAHGDFIMMGAYTGYVVQQIVPDRTLSLVVALPLAFLVTFAAGVVLERLVIRHLYHRPLETLLATFGVSIMLQQLAKNIFGTQARPLTAPDWLSGSWALNDIVGISWIRVAIFVLALLFLGLYLFIMRRTRLGLEVRAVQQNPTMAASMGISPNRINMLAFGLGSGIAGIAGVAIGLFAQVTSELGQQYIVQSFMTVVVGGVGNIFGTLAGAALIGFLQKGIEWLNPSNTLAAQTYMILFIIIFIQFRPRGIIALKGRAAGD; this is translated from the coding sequence ATGCAGATACTCCTTTCCATCTTCTTCATGCTGACATTGGCCCTGCCGGTGGCCGCGCAGGATCTGGCGACCGTCCTGAACGCCAACCGCGACCAGATCGTCCAGCCGTCCCGCACCAGCATCGGGCCGGTCATCGATGCGATTGCAAACAGTGGCGATCCGGCCGTGCGCGATGTCCTTGCCGCGTGGGAAGGCCGCCGGCTGGCCGTGCGCCAAGCCGACGGGGCTTTCGTGATTGCGGATGGTGACAGGCTGACCGATCTCCGCGGTGCGGCACTGCCCGCCGCAGATGTGACCGTGCTGCGGCCGAACGCGGGGGTGCGGGGGCTGATCGCCTCGGCATTGGTGCAATTCCAGTTGACCGATCCGGATCCGGTGGCCCGGGGGGCCGCGCGCGATGCCATCGCGCGAAATGCCGCCCCCGAACATCTGCCGTTGGTCCGCGAGGCATTGGCGAACGGTTCCGATGCCGACTTGGCACGGTTGGAACGGCTTTTGACCCTGCGCTTCGACCCTGATCCGGCGGCCCGCGTGGTCGCGATCCAGGGATTTGGCGCCACATTGTCATTGGACGTGCGCGCGGCGCTGAACCCGCTTCTTGCCACCCGTCGCGTGGCCGCGTTTGACGAACCTGTCGGCAACATCGCCCGCATCCTGTCCGTCGCGGACCTGGGGCGGGAGGGGGCTTACGACCTGCTTGTGCAAGCGAACCTTGCCCCCGCCCGCCTGACGCCGAACGACGCGCATCGCGCGCTGGTCGCCAATATCGTGAACGGGCAGGTGGCGGGCGTTCCGGTCGCCGCGCTCGACACGGCCGAGGCGCGCGAGGGTGCCTACTCCGCGCTGGAAGCGGCAGGCACCGTTCCGACGGCCGCAACCGAGGCGGAGGTGGATTCGATACTAGACCGCGCGCATTTCGCGGATGTCTATGTCGAGCCGGACGCGGTGGTGACCGATGCCGCCCGCGCCGCCCTTCTGGGAATTCAGGCGAAGTTGGGCGCAATGCAGGCCGCAGACCTGGCGCTGGATGCGCTGTCGCTTGCGTCGATCTATTTTCTTGCCGCTATTGGGCTGGCGATCACCTTCGGCGTGATGCGCGTGATCAACATGGCGCATGGTGATTTCATCATGATGGGGGCCTATACCGGCTATGTCGTGCAGCAGATCGTGCCGGACCGAACCCTGTCGCTGGTCGTGGCACTGCCGCTGGCATTTCTTGTGACCTTTGCGGCGGGGGTGGTGCTGGAACGGCTGGTGATCCGCCATCTGTATCATCGCCCGCTGGAAACGCTTCTGGCAACTTTCGGCGTGTCGATCATGTTGCAGCAATTGGCCAAAAACATCTTCGGCACGCAGGCACGCCCTCTGACCGCGCCGGACTGGCTAAGCGGGTCATGGGCCCTGAACGACATCGTGGGAATAAGCTGGATCCGCGTGGCGATCTTCGTTCTGGCACTGCTGTTTCTTGGCCTTTACCTGTTCATCATGCGCCGCACCCGGCTGGGGCTGGAGGTGCGGGCCGTGCAGCAGAACCCGACGATGGCCGCCTCGATGGGCATTTCCCCGAATCGGATCAACATGCTGGCCTTCGGACTTGGATCGGGGATTGCGGGCATTGCCGGTGTGGCGATCGGGCTGTTCGCGCAGGTTACCTCCGAACTGGGGCAGCAGTATATCGTGCAAAGCTTCATGACCGTGGTCGTGGGGGGCGTCGGCAATATTTTCGGCACATTGGCCGGGGCCGCGCTGATCGGGTTCCTGCAAAAGGGGATCGAGTGGCTGAACCCCTCGAATACACTGGCGGCCCAAACCTACATGATCCTGTTCATCATCATTTTCATCCAGTTCCGGCCAAGGGGCATCATTGCCCTGAAGGGCCGCGCGGCGGGGGACTGA